Proteins encoded together in one Thermophilibacter immobilis window:
- a CDS encoding ABC transporter permease: MSQDITVTDGPAHVSRRNDKDRFILEQLVTKDFKLRYRRSVLGVVWSVLNPLLMMIIMSFVFSYFLKGSSVANYPLYLIVGNVTFSLMNESTSAGLRSIIDAAPLLKKVKVDRWVFPVQKVLSAAVNFAFSLIAVVIVMLFYRIAPTWHLVWMIPALLLLMVFCMGVSMLIGALAVFFRDMIHLWSVLLTAWTYLTPIFWDLSLLTNSPDVPWLVLAVVKANPMYNYLDMMRCAIVYQASPGAIVIVLAVAWALVALLAGVLVFRKVEHKFILYI; this comes from the coding sequence TTGAGCCAAGACATCACCGTCACGGACGGCCCCGCGCACGTCTCGAGGAGAAACGACAAGGACCGCTTCATCCTCGAGCAGCTCGTGACCAAGGACTTCAAGCTGCGGTACCGCCGCTCGGTTCTGGGGGTGGTCTGGAGCGTCTTGAACCCCCTGCTGATGATGATCATCATGAGCTTCGTGTTCAGCTACTTCCTCAAGGGCTCCTCGGTCGCCAACTATCCGCTCTACCTCATCGTGGGCAACGTCACCTTCAGCCTCATGAACGAGTCCACGAGCGCAGGTCTGCGCTCCATCATCGACGCCGCGCCGCTGCTCAAGAAGGTCAAGGTGGACCGCTGGGTCTTCCCGGTCCAGAAGGTCCTCTCCGCCGCGGTCAACTTCGCCTTCTCGCTCATCGCGGTCGTGATCGTGATGCTCTTCTATCGGATTGCGCCCACCTGGCACCTCGTCTGGATGATTCCGGCCCTTCTGCTGCTCATGGTCTTCTGCATGGGCGTGAGCATGCTCATCGGCGCCCTCGCGGTCTTCTTCCGCGACATGATCCACCTGTGGAGCGTCCTGCTCACGGCCTGGACCTACCTCACTCCCATCTTCTGGGACCTCTCCCTGCTGACGAACAGCCCCGACGTACCGTGGCTCGTCCTCGCGGTGGTCAAGGCGAACCCCATGTACAACTACCTCGACATGATGCGCTGCGCCATCGTCTACCAGGCAAGCCCGGGCGCCATCGTGATCGTTCTGGCCGTCGCCTGGGCGCTCGTCGCCCTTCTTGCGGGCGTCCTGGTCTTTCGCAAGGTCGAGCACAAGTTCATCCTCTACATCTAG
- a CDS encoding ABC transporter ATP-binding protein, producing MAETSPEYAIEVNDVSMIFNIASEQLNNLKEYFIKLMRHELFFKEFRALDHVDFKVSPGEVVGLVGTNGSGKSTMLKCIAGVLEPSEGSVRVRGSIAPLIELGAGFDVDLTALENIYLNGALLGYSKGFIDAHLQDIIDFAELQDFMDMPLKNYSSGMVARIAFSIATVTEPDVLIVDETLSVGDVFFQEKCERRIREFIESGKVTVLFVSHSLEQVERICQRAIWIEKGVQRMDGPVVEVCQAYRAQFG from the coding sequence ATGGCTGAAACCTCCCCCGAGTACGCGATCGAGGTCAACGACGTCTCGATGATCTTCAACATCGCGAGTGAGCAGCTCAACAACCTCAAGGAGTACTTTATCAAGCTCATGAGGCACGAGCTGTTCTTCAAGGAGTTCAGGGCCCTCGACCACGTGGACTTCAAGGTGAGCCCCGGCGAGGTCGTGGGGCTCGTGGGCACCAACGGCTCTGGCAAGTCCACGATGCTCAAGTGCATTGCCGGTGTGCTCGAGCCCTCCGAGGGCTCCGTCAGGGTGCGGGGCTCCATCGCCCCCCTCATCGAGCTCGGGGCGGGCTTCGACGTCGACCTCACAGCCCTCGAGAACATCTACCTTAACGGAGCCCTCCTGGGCTACTCCAAGGGGTTCATCGACGCCCATCTCCAGGACATCATCGACTTCGCCGAGCTCCAGGACTTCATGGACATGCCGCTCAAGAACTACTCGTCGGGCATGGTCGCGCGCATCGCGTTCTCCATCGCCACGGTCACGGAGCCCGACGTCCTCATCGTCGACGAGACCCTCTCGGTGGGTGACGTCTTCTTCCAGGAGAAGTGCGAGCGCCGCATCCGCGAGTTCATCGAGTCCGGCAAGGTCACGGTCCTGTTCGTCTCCCACTCGCTCGAGCAGGTCGAGCGCATCTGCCAGCGCGCCATCTGGATCGAGAAGGGCGTCCAGCGCATGGACGGCCCGGTCGTCGAGGTGTGCCAGGCCTATCGGGCGCAGTTCGGCTAG
- the pyrR gene encoding bifunctional pyr operon transcriptional regulator/uracil phosphoribosyltransferase PyrR, whose protein sequence is MEQATLKAQIMDEQAMRRALTRIAHEIIERNEGADHLALVGVVRRGAVIAPLLADEIVKIEGVRPTVGTLDVSFYRDDVTRAIQPVMFRTDIPFAVDGADIILVDDVLYTGRTIRAALDALIDLGRPKTVQLAVMIDRGHRELPIRADYVGKNVPSSHEEDVRLCVSPFDDKTSVEIWTKPTEQHEGGAR, encoded by the coding sequence ATGGAACAGGCCACGCTTAAGGCCCAGATCATGGACGAGCAGGCTATGCGCCGCGCGCTCACCCGCATCGCCCACGAGATCATCGAGAGAAACGAGGGGGCCGACCATTTAGCGCTCGTGGGCGTCGTGCGCCGCGGAGCTGTCATCGCGCCCCTGCTCGCAGACGAGATCGTCAAGATCGAGGGGGTCCGCCCGACCGTGGGCACCCTCGACGTGAGCTTCTATCGCGACGACGTCACGCGCGCCATCCAGCCGGTCATGTTCAGGACCGACATCCCGTTTGCCGTTGACGGGGCGGACATCATCCTCGTGGACGACGTGCTCTACACCGGCCGCACAATCCGCGCCGCGCTTGACGCCCTCATCGACCTCGGGCGCCCCAAGACCGTCCAGCTCGCGGTCATGATTGACCGCGGCCACCGCGAGCTCCCCATCAGGGCGGACTACGTGGGCAAGAACGTGCCCTCCTCCCACGAGGAGGACGTGCGCCTGTGCGTGAGCCCCTTCGACGACAAGACCTCGGTCGAGATCTGGACCAAGCCGACCGAGCAGCACGAGGGAGGTGCCCGCTAG
- a CDS encoding aspartate carbamoyltransferase catalytic subunit — protein sequence MLSVKHLIDTTSLTADDITQILDTARSFSEVNKRAIKKVPALRGRTIVNLFLEPSTRTKSSFELAEKRLSADSLSMGGATSSVVKGESLADTIETIDAMSVDMFICRAKLAGTPHKICEHTDAVVINAGDGKHQHPTQALLDLYTIRENFGHLDGLKVALVGDLSHSRVCGSLVPALKTMGAEVTLVGPPTFQIADPDYFGVPQTSDLDSVIADMDVVYMLRVQLERMEGAAIPSRREYNRLWGLDMSRVDRMRPEAIICHPGPMNRGMEINADVADCARSRILAQVNAGVLVRMAAMYLLLGGENNGVSA from the coding sequence ATGCTATCCGTCAAGCACCTGATCGACACGACGAGCCTCACCGCCGACGACATCACGCAGATCCTCGACACGGCGCGCTCGTTCTCCGAGGTCAACAAGCGCGCCATCAAGAAGGTCCCGGCCCTGCGCGGCCGCACGATCGTGAACCTCTTCCTCGAGCCGTCGACGCGCACCAAGAGCTCTTTCGAGCTCGCCGAGAAGCGCCTGTCGGCCGACAGCCTCTCCATGGGAGGGGCCACGTCCTCGGTCGTCAAGGGAGAGAGCCTGGCCGACACCATCGAGACGATCGACGCCATGAGCGTCGACATGTTCATCTGCCGCGCGAAGCTCGCCGGCACCCCGCACAAGATCTGCGAGCACACCGACGCCGTGGTCATCAATGCCGGCGACGGCAAGCACCAGCACCCCACGCAGGCGCTGCTCGACCTCTACACGATCCGCGAGAACTTCGGCCACCTAGACGGCCTCAAGGTGGCCCTCGTCGGCGATCTCTCGCACAGCCGCGTGTGCGGCTCGCTCGTGCCCGCGCTCAAGACGATGGGCGCCGAGGTGACGCTCGTGGGCCCGCCGACCTTCCAGATCGCCGACCCCGACTACTTCGGCGTGCCCCAGACCTCCGACCTGGACTCCGTGATCGCGGACATGGACGTGGTCTACATGCTGCGCGTGCAGCTCGAGCGCATGGAGGGCGCCGCGATCCCGTCCCGGCGCGAGTACAACCGCCTGTGGGGCCTCGACATGAGCCGCGTCGACCGGATGCGCCCCGAGGCCATTATCTGCCACCCAGGCCCCATGAACCGAGGCATGGAAATCAACGCCGACGTGGCCGACTGCGCCCGCTCGAGGATCCTCGCCCAGGTGAACGCTGGAGTCCTCGTGCGCATGGCCGCAATGTACCTGCTTCTGGGAGGAGAGAACAATGGCGTTTCTGCTTAG
- a CDS encoding dihydroorotase produces MAFLLRGAHVVDPQVALDCVRDVLIDEGRIQAVGEDLARPAGAEAIDARGKYLVPGLVDMHVHFRDPGFEYKETIETGSRAATHGGFTDVATMPNTDPVSDTGAEIRYQIDRAHEAGLCHVRPIGALTRAEKGESLAEIGDMVVEGAAAFSDDGHGVQGAGMMRTCMEYVSQFGRVAIAHCEVESLTAHGVINEGRASTRLGMFGWPALGEELEIYRDIELCKLTGCPLHIAHISTARGLELVRAAKAEGLPVTCEVCPHHLFLCEDDITDTYDTNLKMNPPLRSAADAAALVEGLVDGSIDCLVTDHAPHAPHEKNCEWEIAFFGTIGLETSLPLMLTNLVGPQKMSWSRLVEAMAVAPREILRLEPVRLEAGSAADLTLIDPTATIEVTPDYFESRSKNSAFLGCTLTGVATDVFVNGRRTLTDGVVTSQGR; encoded by the coding sequence ATGGCGTTTCTGCTTAGGGGTGCCCACGTCGTCGACCCGCAGGTGGCGCTCGACTGCGTTCGCGACGTCCTTATCGACGAGGGACGAATCCAGGCGGTGGGGGAGGACCTCGCGCGTCCCGCTGGCGCAGAGGCCATAGACGCCCGCGGCAAGTACCTCGTGCCCGGCCTCGTGGACATGCATGTGCACTTCCGCGACCCCGGCTTCGAGTATAAGGAGACCATCGAGACGGGCAGCCGCGCGGCCACGCATGGAGGCTTCACCGACGTGGCCACGATGCCCAACACCGACCCCGTGAGCGACACGGGCGCCGAGATTCGCTACCAGATCGACCGCGCCCATGAGGCGGGCCTGTGCCACGTGCGCCCGATCGGGGCCCTCACCCGCGCCGAGAAGGGCGAGTCACTCGCCGAGATCGGCGACATGGTCGTCGAGGGCGCGGCGGCCTTCTCCGACGACGGCCACGGCGTGCAGGGCGCCGGCATGATGCGCACCTGCATGGAGTACGTCTCGCAGTTCGGCCGCGTCGCGATCGCCCACTGCGAGGTTGAGTCCCTCACCGCCCATGGGGTCATCAACGAGGGGCGCGCCTCGACGCGCCTGGGCATGTTCGGCTGGCCCGCCCTGGGCGAGGAGCTCGAGATCTACCGCGACATCGAGCTGTGCAAGCTCACGGGATGTCCCCTGCACATCGCGCACATCTCCACGGCCAGGGGCCTCGAGCTCGTGCGGGCCGCCAAGGCCGAGGGCCTGCCTGTGACCTGCGAGGTCTGCCCCCACCACCTGTTCCTGTGCGAGGACGACATCACGGACACCTACGACACGAACCTCAAGATGAACCCGCCCCTGCGCTCGGCGGCCGACGCGGCCGCCCTCGTCGAGGGCCTCGTGGACGGCTCCATCGACTGCCTCGTGACCGACCACGCCCCCCACGCCCCGCACGAGAAGAACTGCGAGTGGGAGATCGCCTTCTTCGGAACCATAGGGCTGGAGACGTCTCTGCCGCTCATGCTCACGAACCTCGTCGGCCCGCAGAAGATGAGCTGGTCTCGCCTCGTCGAGGCCATGGCCGTGGCACCACGCGAGATTCTGCGCCTGGAGCCGGTGCGCCTCGAGGCGGGCTCGGCCGCCGACCTCACCCTCATCGACCCGACCGCCACGATCGAGGTCACGCCCGACTACTTCGAGAGCCGCTCCAAGAACTCGGCCTTCCTCGGATGCACCCTTACCGGCGTGGCCACTGACGTCTTCGTCAACGGGCGGCGCACCCTCACCGACGGCGTCGTCACGTCGCAGGGGAGGTAG
- a CDS encoding dihydroorotate dehydrogenase electron transfer subunit, whose translation MPTGQTGLHDVAVASNERVAEKLFRIVLSAPELASGLRAGQFLEVAVPGDASQILRVPLSFSRADAKAGSVEIIYALVGDATRRLSRMVPGDAATVVGPCGNPWRVRPGQLRAALVSGGVGVTPIVACAGMLADAGVPFDAVVGATDASRLWGADELRSLGASEVVLTTDDGSAGLRGVTTDGLRALLAGRAYDEVYACGPEPMMAAVARLAHEAHVGCQVSMERMMSCGFGACGTCNVALASGGYASACKDGTVFDAEEVAW comes from the coding sequence ATGCCGACCGGCCAGACGGGCCTTCACGACGTCGCGGTCGCCTCCAACGAGCGCGTCGCCGAGAAGCTCTTCAGGATCGTCCTGTCCGCCCCCGAGCTCGCGTCCGGGCTCCGGGCCGGGCAGTTCCTCGAGGTCGCGGTCCCCGGCGACGCGAGCCAGATCCTGCGCGTGCCCCTGTCCTTCTCGCGCGCCGACGCGAAGGCGGGCTCGGTCGAGATCATCTACGCGCTCGTCGGCGACGCCACGCGGCGGCTCAGCCGCATGGTGCCCGGCGACGCCGCCACGGTCGTGGGGCCGTGCGGCAATCCCTGGCGCGTGCGTCCGGGACAGCTCCGCGCGGCGCTGGTGTCCGGGGGCGTGGGCGTCACGCCGATCGTGGCCTGCGCGGGAATGCTCGCGGACGCGGGCGTGCCCTTCGACGCCGTCGTGGGGGCGACCGACGCGAGCCGCCTGTGGGGGGCCGACGAGCTGCGCTCCCTCGGCGCGTCCGAGGTGGTCCTCACGACCGACGACGGCTCGGCCGGCCTGCGGGGGGTCACGACCGACGGGCTCCGGGCTCTTCTCGCCGGCCGCGCCTACGACGAGGTCTACGCCTGTGGGCCCGAGCCCATGATGGCCGCCGTGGCGCGTCTCGCCCACGAGGCGCACGTGGGCTGCCAGGTCTCCATGGAGCGCATGATGTCGTGCGGGTTCGGCGCCTGCGGGACCTGCAACGTCGCCCTCGCGTCGGGCGGCTATGCCTCCGCCTGCAAGGACGGCACCGTCTTCGACGCCGAGGAGGTGGCATGGTGA
- a CDS encoding dihydroorotate dehydrogenase, translated as MVMGARSVSMAVDLGGVRMKNPVCTASGTFGFGSAFEGFFDVGRLGAITTKGCSAEPWQGNPAPRMCEVPSAMMNTVGLANPGVCGVVEGQGAYLADLEGRGCRVIFQVAGHSVEEYAAAVELAEEHAPWASAFELNVSCPNLARGGALVGGTPEDASEVVRAVRPRTSRPLLVKLAPVRVAEVARACEDAGADALSLINTISGMSLDVHTRRSRLSRPTGGVSGPAIHAIAVRMVWEAAHAVSIPVNGMGGVAGVEDAAEMILAGATAVSVGTANFYDPTCASRLVDGLAAWALEQGVTTINDLIGAAEC; from the coding sequence ATGGTGATGGGCGCACGAAGCGTCTCCATGGCCGTCGACCTGGGCGGCGTCAGGATGAAGAACCCCGTGTGCACGGCTTCGGGGACCTTTGGCTTCGGCTCCGCGTTCGAGGGCTTCTTCGACGTGGGGCGCCTCGGCGCGATCACGACCAAGGGGTGCTCGGCCGAGCCCTGGCAGGGAAACCCTGCCCCGCGCATGTGCGAGGTCCCCTCGGCCATGATGAACACGGTCGGCCTGGCCAACCCGGGCGTCTGCGGCGTGGTCGAGGGCCAGGGGGCCTACCTTGCGGACCTTGAGGGGCGCGGGTGCCGCGTGATCTTCCAGGTCGCGGGCCACTCGGTCGAGGAGTACGCGGCCGCCGTCGAGCTCGCCGAGGAGCACGCGCCCTGGGCGAGCGCCTTTGAGCTGAACGTCTCCTGCCCCAACCTCGCACGCGGGGGAGCGCTCGTGGGCGGCACGCCCGAGGACGCCTCCGAGGTCGTCCGCGCCGTGCGCCCGCGCACGAGCCGCCCGCTCCTCGTGAAGCTGGCCCCCGTCCGCGTGGCCGAGGTCGCGCGCGCCTGCGAGGACGCCGGGGCCGACGCCCTCAGCCTCATCAACACGATCAGCGGCATGTCCCTCGACGTCCACACGAGGAGGAGCCGCCTCTCCCGTCCTACGGGGGGCGTCTCGGGCCCGGCCATCCACGCCATCGCGGTCCGCATGGTCTGGGAGGCCGCGCACGCCGTCTCGATTCCCGTAAACGGCATGGGCGGCGTCGCGGGCGTGGAGGACGCTGCCGAGATGATCTTGGCCGGCGCCACCGCGGTGAGCGTGGGAACCGCCAACTTCTACGACCCCACCTGCGCCTCGCGTCTCGTCGACGGCTTGGCGGCATGGGCCCTGGAGCAGGGGGTCACCACCATCAACGATCTGATTGGAGCCGCCGAATGCTGA
- the pyrF gene encoding orotidine-5'-phosphate decarboxylase, with protein sequence MLSYEEASDKVIVALDCDRARALELAELLSGRARWVKVGMTLFYAEGPVVVDDLRARGLSVFLDLKIYDIPFQVQGAVRAASLTGADLLSIHGLGASAMIRAARAGAEEAAFERDGARTRLLAISVLTSMGARALAEVGIFDPLPREVSRLAALSHSAGADGLVCSPQEAARMRSLLGPEALIVCPGVRPAGSAFADQRRVATPSQALAAGASQLVVGRPIAGAADPAGAFDAICAELMA encoded by the coding sequence ATGCTGAGCTACGAGGAAGCGAGCGACAAGGTTATCGTCGCCCTTGACTGCGACCGCGCGCGGGCCCTCGAGCTCGCCGAGCTCCTGAGCGGACGGGCGCGCTGGGTCAAGGTGGGCATGACGCTGTTCTACGCCGAGGGGCCTGTCGTCGTGGATGACCTGCGTGCCCGCGGCCTGTCCGTCTTTCTGGACCTCAAGATCTACGACATCCCGTTCCAGGTGCAGGGCGCGGTCCGCGCGGCGTCGCTCACGGGCGCAGACCTCCTCTCGATTCACGGCCTGGGCGCGTCGGCCATGATCCGCGCGGCCCGCGCGGGAGCCGAGGAGGCCGCCTTTGAGCGCGACGGCGCGCGCACGAGGCTCCTGGCGATCTCGGTCCTCACGAGCATGGGCGCCCGCGCCCTCGCGGAGGTGGGCATCTTCGACCCGCTGCCCCGGGAGGTCTCCCGCCTCGCCGCCCTCTCGCACTCGGCTGGTGCCGACGGCCTCGTCTGCTCGCCGCAGGAGGCTGCCCGGATGCGCTCCCTGCTCGGCCCCGAGGCCCTCATCGTGTGCCCGGGCGTGCGCCCCGCCGGTTCGGCCTTTGCGGACCAGAGGCGCGTCGCCACGCCGTCGCAGGCGCTGGCCGCCGGGGCCTCCCAGCTGGTCGTCGGCCGTCCCATCGCGGGGGCCGCAGACCCGGCGGGGGCCTTCGACGCCATCTGCGCAGAGCTCATGGCATAG
- the mihF gene encoding integration host factor, actinobacterial type — translation MALPQLTDEQRKAALEKAAQARHARAELREKIKSGKVTLEGVLDSDDPIASRMKVSALIESLPGYGKAKAAKIMDELGISATRRVKGLGARQREQLVEALSK, via the coding sequence ATGGCTCTACCCCAGCTTACTGACGAACAGCGCAAGGCCGCCCTCGAGAAGGCCGCTCAGGCCCGTCACGCGCGCGCCGAGCTTCGCGAGAAGATCAAGAGCGGCAAGGTCACCCTCGAGGGCGTCCTCGACTCCGACGATCCCATCGCCAGCCGCATGAAGGTCTCCGCCCTCATCGAGTCCCTGCCGGGCTACGGCAAGGCCAAGGCTGCCAAGATTATGGACGAGCTGGGAATCTCCGCCACGCGTCGCGTCAAGGGCCTCGGTGCCCGCCAGCGCGAGCAGCTCGTCGAGGCCCTCTCCAAGTAA
- the gmk gene encoding guanylate kinase, with the protein MTREARLFVVSGPSGVGKGTLVARVRARLSCLGLTVSATTRPPRVGEIDGSSYYFMDDAAFERRVQAGEFLEWAWVHGHRYGTLKREADRLIAQGRSVILEIDVQGGLSVRRAHPDAVLVFIEPPSMAELERRLRGRGTEDEASVSRRLADARKEMELARSYDVRIVNDDLERAATELAHVIETYETNGGPSKDVCDQA; encoded by the coding sequence GTGACCAGAGAAGCCCGACTCTTCGTCGTCTCGGGGCCGTCAGGCGTGGGCAAGGGAACGCTCGTGGCGCGCGTGCGCGCCCGCCTCTCATGCCTGGGCCTGACGGTTTCTGCGACCACGAGGCCCCCGCGCGTCGGAGAGATCGACGGGTCCTCGTACTACTTCATGGACGATGCCGCGTTCGAGCGGCGCGTCCAGGCGGGGGAGTTCCTGGAGTGGGCCTGGGTTCACGGGCACCGCTACGGGACCCTCAAAAGGGAGGCCGACCGCCTCATCGCCCAGGGTCGCTCCGTCATCTTGGAGATTGACGTGCAGGGTGGCCTCAGCGTGCGTCGGGCCCATCCCGACGCGGTTCTCGTCTTCATCGAGCCGCCCAGCATGGCCGAGCTCGAGCGACGCCTGCGCGGGCGCGGGACCGAGGACGAGGCGTCCGTGTCGCGCCGACTGGCCGACGCCCGCAAGGAGATGGAGCTCGCCCGCAGCTACGACGTCCGCATCGTCAACGACGACCTCGAGCGGGCGGCCACGGAGCTGGCACATGTGATTGAAACGTACGAGACTAACGGAGGTCCCTCAAAAGATGTCTGTGATCAAGCCTGA
- a CDS encoding DNA-directed RNA polymerase subunit omega yields MSVIKPEIDNLLEKTEHNPFLLCSLASKRACDINNMVRGQHLRVTAIQDFDDITTVVSGRDSVSVAMQEIEDGTLGFVKDDFDEDIKGANTIPL; encoded by the coding sequence ATGTCTGTGATCAAGCCTGAGATCGACAACCTGCTCGAGAAGACCGAGCACAACCCCTTTCTGCTCTGCTCGCTCGCATCCAAGCGCGCCTGCGACATTAACAACATGGTCCGCGGCCAGCACCTGCGCGTGACGGCCATCCAGGACTTCGACGACATCACCACCGTCGTCTCCGGCAGGGACTCGGTGTCCGTCGCCATGCAGGAGATCGAGGACGGCACCCTGGGCTTCGTCAAGGACGACTTCGACGAGGACATCAAGGGCGCGAACACGATCCCCCTGTAG
- the thiI gene encoding tRNA uracil 4-sulfurtransferase ThiI, with product MTQRLCLVHYHEIGLKGKNRAIFENQLVKNLRRALKAFDVAAIARISGYVVVESADAHASEEMAAAIRRVPGVARVSLAYRCGLDEGDYVACAIRALGESGDFASFKVHARRSATTYERHSIDMNRLVGSALCEAFPDKKVDVHHPDVTVVVHVVQGSTYVYAASAPGVGGLPVGTAGKVVPLLSSGFDSPVATWMVGRRGATCVPVHFSGRPMTADTSEWLCQDIVDALAPSGVVGRLYVVPFGERQREISLAVPQSLRIIIYRRVMVQVAERIAHLEGAKALVTGESLGQVASQTLENIAAVDEAVSMPVLRPLIGSDKQEIIRRAQEIGTYDISCQTAPDCCTLFMPRRPETHARIAHVLEAWESFDHAAMVDELVERAEWRDFSQCPSYRPPRADEYRARHAELAGARKEGER from the coding sequence ATGACGCAGAGACTCTGCCTCGTCCACTACCACGAGATCGGCCTCAAGGGCAAGAACCGCGCAATCTTCGAGAACCAGCTCGTCAAGAACCTGCGCCGCGCCCTCAAGGCGTTTGACGTGGCCGCGATCGCCCGCATCTCGGGCTACGTGGTCGTCGAGTCGGCAGACGCGCACGCGAGCGAGGAGATGGCGGCCGCCATCCGTCGCGTCCCCGGCGTCGCGCGCGTCAGCCTGGCCTATCGTTGCGGGCTCGACGAGGGCGACTACGTCGCCTGCGCCATCCGCGCCCTCGGAGAGTCTGGCGACTTCGCGAGCTTCAAGGTGCACGCGCGACGCTCCGCGACGACCTACGAGCGCCACAGCATAGACATGAACCGTCTCGTGGGCTCGGCTTTGTGCGAGGCCTTCCCGGACAAGAAGGTCGACGTCCACCATCCCGACGTGACCGTGGTCGTGCACGTGGTCCAAGGGTCGACCTACGTCTACGCCGCCTCCGCCCCGGGCGTGGGCGGGCTCCCCGTGGGCACGGCGGGCAAGGTCGTGCCCCTCCTATCGAGCGGCTTCGACTCTCCGGTCGCCACCTGGATGGTGGGACGGCGCGGCGCCACGTGCGTCCCCGTGCACTTCTCGGGCCGGCCCATGACGGCCGACACGAGCGAGTGGCTCTGCCAGGACATCGTGGACGCCCTCGCGCCCTCCGGCGTGGTGGGGCGGCTGTACGTGGTCCCGTTCGGCGAGCGTCAGCGCGAGATATCGCTCGCGGTTCCGCAGAGCCTGCGCATTATCATCTACCGTCGCGTCATGGTTCAGGTGGCCGAGCGCATAGCGCACCTCGAGGGCGCGAAGGCCCTCGTCACGGGCGAGTCGCTCGGGCAGGTCGCCTCGCAGACCCTCGAGAACATCGCGGCGGTCGACGAGGCGGTGAGCATGCCGGTGCTGCGCCCGCTCATCGGGTCGGACAAGCAGGAGATCATACGTCGCGCGCAGGAGATCGGCACCTACGACATCTCGTGCCAGACCGCGCCGGACTGCTGCACCCTCTTCATGCCCCGTCGCCCCGAGACCCACGCGCGCATCGCGCATGTCCTCGAGGCGTGGGAGAGCTTCGACCACGCCGCCATGGTCGACGAGCTCGTGGAGCGAGCCGAGTGGCGCGACTTCTCGCAGTGCCCCTCCTACCGTCCCCCCCGGGCGGACGAGTACCGCGCGCGTCACGCTGAGCTCGCCGGGGCTCGCAAGGAGGGTGAGCGGTAG
- a CDS encoding helix-hairpin-helix domain-containing protein: MAQVRARGARRLAGRYGILGRPAVAVALVALLVVGVGALAWVAAGQRGLVVERVDEVAEEPAGATVESEEPAEPEPTLVVYVDGAVAAPGVYELSGAPRVNDALVAAGGLSEGADVSSLNLAAALRDGEKVHVPVEGEAAPVADATGSADGVAESAVAAPVNLNTASAEELQELPGVGEATARAIVEDRAAHGPFTAPEDLMRVSGIGEKKYAKLEGRICV; this comes from the coding sequence GTGGCACAGGTGCGCGCGAGAGGGGCACGGAGGCTGGCAGGACGCTATGGAATCCTGGGGCGCCCCGCCGTGGCGGTCGCGCTCGTGGCGCTGCTCGTGGTCGGCGTCGGCGCGCTCGCGTGGGTCGCAGCGGGCCAGCGCGGCCTCGTGGTGGAGCGCGTGGACGAGGTCGCGGAGGAGCCGGCGGGTGCGACCGTGGAGTCGGAGGAGCCCGCCGAGCCCGAGCCGACGCTCGTCGTGTACGTGGACGGGGCTGTGGCCGCACCGGGCGTCTACGAGCTTTCGGGCGCCCCGCGCGTGAACGACGCCCTGGTCGCGGCGGGGGGCCTCTCCGAGGGGGCCGACGTGTCCTCCCTGAACCTCGCCGCCGCGCTCCGGGACGGGGAGAAGGTCCACGTCCCCGTCGAGGGGGAGGCCGCCCCAGTGGCCGACGCGACCGGCTCCGCGGACGGCGTCGCGGAATCGGCCGTCGCCGCCCCCGTTAACCTCAACACGGCGAGCGCCGAGGAGCTCCAGGAGCTTCCAGGGGTGGGGGAGGCGACCGCGAGGGCCATCGTGGAGGACCGTGCAGCCCACGGGCCCTTCACGGCCCCCGAGGACCTCATGCGGGTCTCGGGCATCGGCGAGAAGAAGTACGCCAAGCTGGAGGGGAGGATCTGTGTCTGA